A genomic stretch from Longimicrobium sp. includes:
- a CDS encoding pitrilysin family protein codes for MMSETRTIAVLPPPVPGAPPRTRAPRPERWTMDNGLQVIALPRSTVPQVVLRMAFAAGSAADPAEFPGTASLTGGLLTEGTETMTADELNARLDGLGASVHASVGHDFAEVEAVFLSETLAEGIALMAEVAIRPTFPEREVERIRAESLDAILSRLDEPANVAEDRSALEVFGPAHPYGHPPFGTAEGIRTVPRDALVAFHAAHYRPRGAFLVASGDFDTAELRALLDEAFAGWTGEPPSIGYGADADAAVAAGRLVVVPWEDAAQSEIRIAGLGLDRLSPDWFAGSVANYVLGGSTITGRLGSNLREDKGWTYGARSYFLPGLALGGWVAETAVDVEVTAAAVQEMLSEMRRLADERVPDDELRRAKDAMILSLPRYFETPSGVAGRFVTLEAYSLPHDYWDTYADRVEAVTAEDVQRVARQVFHPDRVVRVVVGAMPEAGA; via the coding sequence ATGATGAGTGAGACGCGCACGATCGCCGTCCTTCCGCCGCCGGTCCCCGGCGCGCCACCCCGCACCCGCGCCCCGCGCCCGGAGCGCTGGACGATGGACAACGGGCTGCAGGTGATCGCCCTGCCGCGATCCACCGTGCCGCAGGTGGTGCTGCGCATGGCGTTCGCCGCCGGCTCCGCCGCCGATCCCGCCGAGTTCCCCGGCACCGCCTCGCTGACGGGCGGCCTGCTGACGGAGGGGACGGAGACGATGACGGCCGACGAGCTGAACGCGCGGCTCGACGGCCTGGGCGCGTCCGTCCACGCCAGCGTCGGCCACGACTTCGCCGAGGTGGAGGCCGTCTTCCTGTCGGAGACGCTGGCGGAAGGCATCGCGCTGATGGCCGAGGTCGCCATCCGCCCGACGTTCCCCGAGCGCGAGGTGGAGCGCATCCGCGCCGAGTCGCTCGACGCCATCCTGTCGCGCCTGGACGAGCCCGCCAACGTAGCCGAAGACCGCTCGGCCCTGGAGGTGTTCGGCCCGGCGCACCCGTACGGCCACCCGCCGTTCGGCACGGCGGAGGGCATCCGCACCGTCCCGCGCGACGCGCTGGTGGCCTTTCACGCCGCGCACTACCGCCCCCGCGGCGCGTTCCTGGTCGCCTCGGGCGACTTCGACACCGCCGAGCTGCGCGCGCTGCTCGACGAGGCGTTCGCGGGATGGACGGGCGAGCCGCCCTCGATCGGATACGGGGCGGACGCCGACGCGGCCGTAGCGGCCGGCCGTCTGGTGGTGGTGCCGTGGGAAGACGCCGCACAGTCCGAAATCCGCATCGCGGGGCTGGGGCTGGACCGCCTGTCGCCGGACTGGTTCGCGGGGTCCGTGGCCAACTACGTCCTGGGCGGGTCCACCATTACGGGCCGGCTGGGGTCCAACCTGCGCGAAGACAAGGGATGGACGTACGGCGCGCGTTCGTACTTCCTTCCCGGGCTGGCGCTGGGCGGCTGGGTGGCGGAGACGGCGGTGGACGTGGAGGTGACGGCCGCCGCGGTGCAGGAGATGTTGAGCGAGATGCGGCGGCTGGCGGACGAGCGCGTCCCCGACGACGAGCTGCGCCGGGCCAAGGACGCCATGATCCTGTCGCTTCCGCGCTACTTCGAAACGCCCAGCGGCGTGGCCGGGCGCTTCGTCACCCTGGAAGCGTACAGCCTGCCCCATGATTACTGGGACACCTACGCCGACCGCGTGGAGGCGGTGACGGCGGAAGACGTGCAGCGCGTGGCCCGCCAGGTGTTCCACCCCGACCGGGTGGTGCGCGTGGTGGTCGGGGCGATGCCCGAAGCCGGGGCTTGA
- the asd gene encoding archaetidylserine decarboxylase (Phosphatidylserine decarboxylase is synthesized as a single chain precursor. Generation of the pyruvoyl active site from a Ser is coupled to cleavage of a Gly-Ser bond between the larger (beta) and smaller (alpha chains). It is an integral membrane protein.): protein MRSVTGAQAGTAAGMHRSHESPELPTLRWRAALSLLKRLPQGALSRGFGRLADAPIPARMRPAVLGAFARAVGADVAEAELPLEAYPTLNRFFTRRLAAGARTWPSDPSVVASPVDGAVGQLGTVREGRLIQAKGRLYEVAQLLEDEAAAARYEGGSFITLYLSPKDYHRIHAPVGGEIREARHVPGWLLPVNAPSVAHTQDLFARNERLMCHVDGPMGRVAVVAVGAYNVGRISAAFDRAWNAPPGENAWVTNRRGLRSAARTYDPPVRVNRGDEVMTFHLGSTVVLVFEPGRVELLPSLVVDQPVRLGMSIGTAR from the coding sequence ATGCGCTCCGTCACCGGGGCGCAGGCCGGCACCGCCGCCGGAATGCATCGATCCCACGAATCGCCCGAGCTTCCCACCCTTCGCTGGCGCGCCGCGCTGTCGCTGCTGAAGCGCCTGCCGCAGGGGGCGCTCAGCCGCGGCTTCGGCCGGCTGGCGGACGCGCCCATTCCCGCGCGCATGCGTCCCGCCGTCCTCGGCGCCTTCGCGCGGGCCGTCGGTGCCGACGTGGCCGAGGCGGAGCTGCCGCTGGAGGCGTATCCCACGCTCAACCGCTTCTTCACGCGCAGGCTGGCGGCGGGCGCGCGCACCTGGCCGTCGGACCCGTCCGTGGTCGCCAGCCCGGTCGACGGAGCCGTGGGGCAGCTGGGCACCGTGCGCGAGGGGCGGCTGATCCAGGCCAAGGGGCGGCTGTATGAGGTGGCGCAGCTGCTGGAGGATGAGGCCGCCGCGGCGCGGTACGAGGGCGGTTCGTTCATTACTCTCTATCTCTCCCCCAAGGACTACCACCGCATCCACGCGCCGGTCGGCGGGGAGATCCGCGAGGCGCGGCACGTTCCCGGGTGGCTGCTGCCGGTGAACGCGCCGTCGGTGGCGCACACGCAGGACCTGTTCGCGCGCAACGAGCGGCTGATGTGCCACGTGGACGGGCCGATGGGGCGCGTTGCCGTCGTGGCGGTGGGCGCCTACAACGTGGGCCGCATCAGCGCGGCGTTCGACCGCGCCTGGAACGCGCCACCGGGCGAGAACGCCTGGGTGACCAACCGCCGGGGCCTCCGATCCGCCGCGCGAACCTACGACCCGCCCGTCCGCGTGAACCGCGGCGACGAGGTGATGACCTTTCACCTGGGCTCCACCGTGGTCCTGGTCTTCGAGCCCGGCCGCGTGGAACTGCTCCCCTCGCTGGTGGTGGACCAGCCCGTGCGCCTGGGGATGTCGATCGGCACCGCGCGATGA
- a CDS encoding L-threonylcarbamoyladenylate synthase: protein MLLSVHPEHPEPATLAHAAQVLRNGGLVAFPTETVYGLGAHALDPDAVARIFAAKGRPGYNPLIVHVADADAARRLASQWPDEARRLADAFWPGPLTLVLPKDGAVPDAVTAGLPSVALRVPAHPVAHALLRVAAIPVAAPSANRSTQVSPTTAAHVLEGLGDRVDVIVDGGPCPVGIESTVISLAGPRPTLLRPGTVSIDDLRAVIGDVALPSADPHAEAARPSPGMMDRHYAPRATVRIIPREDRDRAIEAAAREVDGGRRIGGLLLHDADPRIAPVIRMPADPAGYASRLYAALHELDAAGCDAILVDAVPDDPAWAGIRDRLRRAAHR from the coding sequence ATGCTGCTGAGTGTCCATCCAGAGCACCCCGAACCCGCCACGCTCGCACATGCCGCACAGGTGCTGCGCAATGGCGGACTCGTGGCGTTCCCTACCGAAACCGTCTACGGGCTGGGGGCGCACGCGCTGGATCCGGATGCCGTCGCCCGCATCTTTGCCGCGAAGGGACGCCCGGGCTACAACCCGCTGATCGTCCACGTCGCCGATGCGGACGCGGCCCGCCGGCTCGCGTCGCAGTGGCCGGACGAGGCGCGGCGGCTGGCAGATGCATTCTGGCCCGGTCCCCTCACGCTCGTCCTTCCCAAGGACGGCGCGGTGCCCGATGCCGTCACCGCCGGGCTGCCCAGCGTCGCGCTCCGCGTGCCTGCGCATCCGGTAGCCCACGCGCTCCTGCGGGTCGCGGCCATCCCCGTCGCCGCGCCCAGCGCGAACCGCTCCACGCAGGTTTCGCCCACGACTGCCGCCCACGTGCTCGAGGGGCTGGGGGACCGTGTGGACGTAATCGTGGACGGCGGGCCCTGCCCCGTGGGCATCGAGTCCACCGTAATCAGCCTGGCGGGCCCTCGCCCCACGCTGCTTCGCCCGGGCACCGTCTCCATCGACGACCTGCGTGCGGTGATCGGCGACGTCGCGCTCCCCTCCGCCGATCCCCACGCCGAAGCCGCCCGCCCGTCTCCCGGGATGATGGACCGGCACTACGCCCCACGCGCCACCGTGCGCATCATCCCGCGTGAGGACCGGGACCGCGCGATCGAAGCGGCCGCGCGGGAGGTGGATGGAGGCAGGCGCATCGGCGGGCTGCTGCTCCATGACGCCGATCCGCGGATCGCGCCAGTGATCCGCATGCCCGCCGATCCCGCGGGATACGCCAGCCGCCTCTACGCCGCGCTGCACGAGCTGGACGCCGCGGGATGCGACGCCATCCTGGTCGACGCCGTTCCGGACGACCCCGCCTGGGCCGGCATCCGCGACCGCCTGCGCCGTGCGGCACACCGGTAG
- a CDS encoding GGDEF domain-containing protein: MTDERRLSLPAEAQKNPNVAIQRRALRDASGWSVAGDIACLSARVAATFGSVAFARARDPATGSLHHPWPRFMILLRLLDRFGTVMTGIIVVVASIAASVAATAVMMVLWFGGMNATAMALSALVPAVCAPLFVTLELRLVVQLRAAREEMRRLSIVDPLSGAYNRRHLVALVEQQVQRALRYGEPFSVVMLDVDRFKQVNDRHGHLAGDYVIRAVVECCRGALRDTDVFARFGGDEFIALLPHTGAERAGETAERLRRTVAAANVRWAGARVPLTISTGVAEFAPPMAGMDDLLLAADRALMEAKHRQSPGPQPEAHSTTHLLSST; the protein is encoded by the coding sequence TTGACCGACGAACGCCGGCTGTCGCTTCCGGCCGAGGCGCAGAAGAACCCGAACGTGGCCATCCAGCGCCGGGCGCTTCGCGACGCATCGGGGTGGAGCGTGGCGGGAGATATTGCTTGCCTCTCCGCCCGGGTAGCAGCAACATTTGGTTCGGTCGCGTTTGCCCGCGCGCGTGACCCCGCCACCGGCTCCCTGCATCATCCCTGGCCGCGCTTCATGATCCTTTTGCGCCTCCTCGACCGCTTCGGCACCGTGATGACCGGGATCATCGTCGTCGTTGCATCCATCGCGGCGTCGGTGGCGGCCACCGCGGTGATGATGGTGCTGTGGTTCGGGGGGATGAACGCGACGGCGATGGCGCTTTCTGCCCTGGTGCCGGCGGTGTGCGCGCCACTGTTCGTGACGCTGGAGCTGCGGCTGGTGGTGCAGCTTCGCGCGGCGCGGGAAGAGATGCGCAGGCTGTCGATCGTGGATCCGCTGAGCGGGGCGTACAACCGCCGCCATCTGGTGGCCCTCGTGGAGCAGCAGGTGCAGCGCGCGCTTCGCTACGGCGAGCCGTTTTCGGTGGTGATGCTGGACGTCGACCGCTTCAAGCAGGTGAACGACCGGCACGGGCACCTGGCGGGCGACTACGTGATCCGCGCGGTGGTGGAGTGCTGCCGGGGTGCGCTGCGTGACACCGACGTTTTCGCGCGCTTCGGGGGCGACGAGTTCATCGCGCTCCTGCCGCATACCGGTGCCGAGCGGGCCGGCGAGACGGCCGAGCGGCTGCGGCGCACCGTCGCCGCGGCGAACGTGCGCTGGGCCGGCGCGCGCGTTCCGCTCACCATCAGCACCGGCGTGGCCGAGTTCGCGCCGCCCATGGCTGGTATGGACGACCTTCTCCTGGCGGCCGACCGGGCGCTCATGGAGGCCAAGCACCGCCAGAGCCCCGGCCCGCAGCCGGAGGCGCATTCCACCACTCACCTCCTTTCGAGCACATGA
- a CDS encoding DUF86 domain-containing protein: MGFSPHVYLRHILDEADFLVHQGRGLPREQFVGDATRTRAFAWSLEVIGAMCKEVPEPFRMSHPEVRWQRWAETADRLIVHYFAVDYDVVWDLVTSAVPDLRRQIGMILAESPEEFS; the protein is encoded by the coding sequence ATGGGATTCTCCCCGCACGTGTACCTGCGGCACATTCTGGATGAGGCCGATTTCCTCGTGCATCAGGGCCGCGGCTTGCCGCGCGAGCAATTCGTCGGTGACGCCACCCGGACGCGCGCCTTCGCATGGAGCCTGGAGGTCATCGGCGCCATGTGCAAGGAAGTACCCGAGCCTTTCCGGATGTCTCATCCCGAAGTTCGATGGCAGCGATGGGCAGAGACGGCGGACCGCCTGATCGTGCACTACTTTGCTGTGGACTACGACGTGGTGTGGGATCTCGTAACGAGTGCTGTCCCCGACCTGAGACGGCAGATCGGGATGATTCTGGCCGAGAGTCCCGAAGAATTTTCCTGA
- a CDS encoding pitrilysin family protein has product MSTLISSTIRIPSTTRVLANGLRVVAHEDPSAPIVTVHLMFRAGSRDERPGRTGLAHLLEHLMFEGSQHAPKGHFDDALERVGGSNNGSTWLDRTNYYETVPTHAVELPLWLERDRMAFFLPMLTGEVLELQRGVVMNERRQVIENRPYGMADEQLHELLFPADHPYSWPTIGYMRDLEQITLEDARAFYQTYYTPGNAVLVFAGDIEAGRAFELAERYFGDLPAGPALPPPPVPVMPPPPNGARRVMEDDVSFPRIMQAFAVPAYGTPDWIALDVLAYLLADGDSSRLQRALVRDGRLAQDVDSYLYPTALCGVFGFVSTARSEVEPEALEHAIRQVVDEVIANGVTDEELTGAVRRVRRDQVSELATVEERADALAYAATVLGDADAVHTVLDGYAEVTTDDLRRVAAEYLVPERGATLVVVPRPGQEDDEEDDDE; this is encoded by the coding sequence TTGAGTACCCTCATCTCATCCACCATCCGAATCCCCAGCACCACCCGCGTGCTGGCGAACGGCCTGCGCGTGGTGGCGCACGAAGACCCGTCGGCGCCCATCGTTACGGTGCACCTTATGTTCCGGGCCGGCTCGCGCGACGAGCGGCCGGGGCGCACCGGGCTGGCGCACCTGCTGGAGCACCTGATGTTCGAGGGCTCGCAGCACGCGCCCAAGGGGCACTTCGACGACGCCCTGGAGCGCGTGGGCGGCAGCAACAACGGCAGCACCTGGCTGGACCGCACCAACTACTACGAGACGGTGCCCACGCACGCCGTGGAGCTGCCGCTGTGGCTGGAGCGCGACCGCATGGCGTTCTTCCTCCCCATGCTCACCGGCGAGGTGCTGGAGCTGCAGCGCGGCGTGGTGATGAACGAGCGGCGCCAGGTGATCGAGAACCGCCCGTACGGAATGGCCGACGAGCAGCTACATGAGCTGCTCTTTCCCGCGGACCACCCGTACTCGTGGCCCACCATCGGCTACATGCGCGACCTGGAGCAGATTACGCTCGAGGACGCCCGGGCATTCTACCAGACCTACTACACCCCCGGCAACGCGGTGCTCGTCTTCGCCGGCGACATCGAGGCGGGGCGCGCCTTCGAGCTCGCCGAGCGCTACTTCGGCGACCTTCCCGCCGGCCCCGCGCTCCCGCCGCCGCCCGTGCCCGTGATGCCGCCCCCGCCCAACGGGGCGCGTCGGGTGATGGAGGACGACGTCTCCTTTCCGCGCATCATGCAGGCCTTCGCCGTGCCAGCGTACGGCACGCCCGACTGGATTGCGCTCGACGTGCTGGCCTACCTGCTGGCGGATGGAGACAGCAGCCGCCTGCAGCGGGCGCTGGTGCGCGACGGGCGCCTGGCGCAGGACGTGGATTCGTACCTGTATCCCACCGCGCTCTGCGGGGTGTTCGGGTTCGTCAGCACGGCGCGGTCGGAGGTGGAACCCGAGGCGCTGGAGCACGCCATCCGCCAGGTGGTGGACGAGGTGATCGCGAACGGGGTGACGGACGAGGAATTGACCGGCGCCGTCCGCCGCGTGCGCCGCGACCAGGTGTCGGAGCTGGCGACGGTGGAGGAACGCGCCGACGCCCTGGCCTACGCCGCGACGGTGCTGGGCGACGCGGACGCTGTTCACACGGTGCTGGACGGCTATGCCGAGGTCACGACGGACGACCTGCGCCGCGTGGCCGCCGAGTACCTGGTGCCGGAACGCGGTGCGACACTGGTGGTGGTCCCCCGCCCCGGCCAGGAGGATGACGAGGAGGACGATGATGAGTGA
- a CDS encoding NHLP bacteriocin export ABC transporter permease/ATPase subunit has translation MTVTGYGAGAPARAATPEPGAGGRDGRLLAACRLVGAARQIGFRAPRRTHSAVPYTVEGICGASRVRHRAVTLRDAWWRADHGPLLAFRGGDPVALLPAGTARYLLLDPADGTRVPVTGAVAATLDARAFVFYAPLPRRPLGAGDLLRAALRSSRRELRTVAAVGCLAGLLGLAAPLATARLVGSALPRGDRGEVLALAAALVGSALAAGLFHLARAFAVLRVEAKLDQAVQGGVWDHLLSLPVSFFRRYSVGDLHARAMGIEAIRGVLSGHVLSAVLSFVFSLFSFGLLFYYSPSLAGVATLLVAALAGVTLAVARAQIREQRQLHHQRGRVSSLLFDLLGGILKLRVAGAEARARGEWARAYAAQRQAEMRSQRLANLQAVVNTTYAMLAPLVLFAALGALGGDLTVGEFLAFNVAFGQFQAAVFGVLSVATQVFATVPVYERMKPILEAAPEVGDERPEVGELAGELELRGVSFRYAADGPPVLDDVSIRVGAGEFVALVGPSGSGKSTCLRLLLGFEQPASGTVLVDGHELSRVDAHSVRRQVGVVLQDGQPLVGTIFANIIGSRNLGLEDAWWAARMMCLENEIRELPMGMYTFINDKGTNFSGGQRQRMLIARAIVSRPRVILLDEATSALDNRTQEVVVRNLEQLNATRLVIAHRLSTIVNADRIYVLDGGRVAESGTFDELMARDGAFARMVERQRA, from the coding sequence CGGTCCCCTACACCGTCGAGGGCATCTGCGGCGCCTCGCGGGTGAGACACCGGGCCGTGACGCTGAGGGACGCGTGGTGGCGCGCGGACCATGGCCCCCTGCTGGCGTTCCGGGGCGGCGACCCTGTGGCGCTGCTTCCCGCGGGGACCGCGCGCTACCTCCTGTTGGACCCGGCGGACGGCACCCGGGTGCCGGTTACGGGAGCCGTCGCCGCCACGCTGGACGCGCGCGCCTTCGTGTTCTACGCGCCCCTTCCGCGGCGCCCCTTGGGCGCGGGCGACCTGCTGCGCGCCGCCCTCCGGTCGTCGCGGCGCGAGCTGCGCACGGTGGCGGCGGTAGGGTGCCTGGCCGGGCTGCTGGGGCTGGCGGCGCCCCTGGCCACGGCGCGGCTGGTGGGGTCGGCGCTGCCGCGCGGCGACCGGGGCGAGGTGCTGGCGCTGGCCGCCGCCCTGGTGGGAAGCGCCCTGGCCGCCGGGCTCTTCCACCTGGCCCGGGCCTTCGCCGTGCTGCGGGTGGAAGCCAAGCTCGACCAGGCGGTGCAGGGCGGGGTGTGGGACCACCTGCTCTCGTTGCCTGTGTCGTTCTTCCGCCGCTACAGCGTGGGCGACCTGCACGCCCGCGCCATGGGCATCGAGGCCATCCGCGGCGTGCTTTCGGGGCACGTGCTCAGCGCCGTCCTCTCGTTTGTCTTTTCCCTCTTCAGCTTCGGGCTGCTCTTCTACTACAGCCCGTCCCTCGCCGGGGTGGCGACCCTGCTGGTCGCCGCCCTGGCGGGGGTGACGCTGGCCGTGGCACGGGCGCAGATCCGCGAACAGCGCCAGCTTCACCACCAGCGCGGGCGCGTCTCCAGCCTTCTCTTCGACCTGCTCGGGGGCATCCTCAAGCTGCGGGTGGCGGGCGCGGAGGCCCGCGCCCGCGGCGAGTGGGCGCGGGCCTACGCCGCGCAGCGCCAGGCTGAGATGCGTTCGCAGCGGCTGGCCAACCTGCAGGCGGTGGTGAACACCACCTACGCCATGCTGGCCCCCCTGGTGCTGTTCGCCGCCCTGGGAGCCCTGGGCGGCGACCTCACGGTGGGCGAGTTCCTGGCCTTCAACGTGGCGTTCGGGCAGTTCCAGGCCGCTGTCTTCGGCGTGCTCTCGGTAGCTACGCAGGTGTTCGCCACCGTGCCGGTGTACGAGCGCATGAAGCCCATCTTGGAAGCCGCGCCTGAGGTGGGCGACGAGCGCCCCGAGGTGGGCGAGCTGGCGGGCGAGCTGGAGCTGCGCGGCGTGTCATTCCGGTACGCGGCCGACGGTCCGCCGGTGCTGGACGACGTCTCCATTCGCGTGGGTGCCGGCGAGTTCGTGGCCCTGGTGGGGCCCTCGGGCTCGGGGAAGTCCACCTGCCTTCGCCTGCTGCTGGGCTTCGAGCAGCCGGCGTCGGGAACGGTGCTCGTCGACGGGCACGAGCTTTCGCGGGTGGACGCGCACTCCGTGCGGCGCCAGGTAGGCGTAGTTCTCCAGGACGGGCAGCCGCTGGTGGGAACCATCTTCGCCAACATCATCGGTAGCCGCAACCTGGGCCTCGAAGACGCCTGGTGGGCGGCGCGGATGATGTGCCTGGAAAACGAGATCCGCGAGCTGCCCATGGGGATGTACACCTTCATCAACGACAAGGGCACCAACTTCTCCGGCGGGCAGCGCCAGCGCATGCTCATCGCGCGGGCCATCGTCAGCCGGCCGCGGGTGATCCTCCTGGACGAGGCCACCAGCGCCCTCGACAACCGCACGCAGGAGGTGGTGGTGAGGAACCTGGAGCAGCTGAACGCCACCCGGCTGGTCATTGCCCACCGGCTCAGCACCATCGTCAACGCCGACCGCATCTACGTCCTGGATGGGGGCCGCGTGGCCGAGTCGGGTACCTTCGATGAGCTGATGGCCCGCGACGGCGCCTTCGCCCGGATGGTGGAACGGCAGCGCGCCTGA